The DNA window TAATTGCGAAAATATTCATTGCGAAAATGTTCGCAATATAAGAATTTATAATCAAACATCAAATTGATTTTCATTTTAGAATGAGTTGTTTTGGCATTTTTAGTTCTGTAGTCAAATTTTTTTATCATTTTATTTTTAACTCATTTCTTTTTTTGGGTTTTTGCGATTTTTTTTTCTGTAGAACCATTGAAATGATGTGAGGGGTAATAAATATTCATCATCCAATCTATTTATTAACACATCATTAATGTATATGCGTGAAGACATTCTTCGACAAGCATTGAATAAAGGCTTATTAATCTATATCTTCCCATTTCAAGGGTGTGCCTCTTTTCAGCTCTCTTTTAGCTTTTTTACCAAGTACTTCGTAATAATATTTAGGCGAGATACCATACCCCGGACGAATGCTGCGGATGTTTTCGGGTGTAAGTTCCTGCCCTTGCGGAATATCTTTAACCACAAACAACGAACGCCCAAGTTCTTTGCTCGCTTGAGCCTTGGCATCGAGCTCGTAGCTTACTTGCCCAAGTGCTTTTTCGGCTTCGCGGACGTGTTTTACCATCAGTGCGAACTCTTCTTTATCGAGCGAGAAAGCCGCATCGGGACCTCCAATGGATTTGTCTAAGATAAAATGTTTTTCGATAATACGTGCGCCCAAAGCTACTGATACCACCGGTGAAGTAATGCCGAGGGTGTGGTCGCTTAATCCTACTTCGCATCCAAAACGTTGCTTCATGTCGGGTATGGTGAGCAAGTTGGCTTTATCGATGGGGGCGGGGTACGATGAGGTGCATTTTAAGAGTGCAATTTGGTGATTGTTTACGCGGTAACAAGCATTTATGGCATCTCTGATATCTTCTTCGGTAGCCAATCCGGTTGATATGATCATGGGTTTGCCTAATTTGGCAGCTTTTTCTATAAGTGGAGTGTCGGATATCTCGAACGATGCTATTTTGTATGCGGGAGGATTAAATTGCTCCAGAAAATCGACTGCCGTGAAATCGAAAGGTGTCGAGAAGCATAATAAGCCGCAGTTTTGAGCTTCGGCAAAGAGTTTTTCGTGCCATTCCCATGGTGTGTAAGCTTGTTTGTATAGATTGTAAAGTGTTTGTCCGTCCCAGATAGTTCCATGATTCAGGCGAAAATATTCGTTGTCGCAATCAATAGTAATGGTATCGGGGGTGTAGGTTTGCAATTTTATGGCATCGGCTCCTGCTTCAGCAGCAGCACGTATGGTTTGCAACGCTACATCGAGGCTGTGGTTATGGTTTGCCGACAACTCAGCAATGATAAATACATTAGATAAAGGAAAGTTAAGCATTAGTAAGTTTGTTTAATATGTCGATATTTATTTCATCAAAATTATTAAAAGTCAAATGTGCTTCATAATCTTTATCAAGAACTATTTCAGAAAATTGACCTCTTTTTACTCGAATAGTTTTAAATCCTAGTGGTTTTATTCCGCAAAAGTCTTTGTATGGATTATCTCCAAAATATATTATTTGAGATGGGCATAATTTTTCAAGATTTGCAATTTTTAAGAATACATGAGGCGAAGGTTTTTCGTATTTAATGCCAAATTGTCTTGTTGGATAAGCTTTTTTTATGAACTTATTTAATTTTAAAGCTTTAACTTTATTTCTTTGTACAACTTTATTTCCATCGGTTACAACGTAAATGTTAGATTTAGAATTTTTTTTTAAAAATCTTAAAGCATCATCATAAAGTTTTATATCAGGTTTATGATATCTATATGTTTTAATACAGTTAAAAACTTCTTTTTTGGAGTATAGCTTATATTCTTTTAGAAGGATGTTAAAAACTTGGCCTCTGCCTTCTTTATTTAGTATTTTAAGGCAGTTATTAAATAATTCATCTGTTTCTAAGTTATGTTTTTTAGCTAAATATTTTGCTACAGCTTTAAAACCACTTTTGACGAAAGTTATTTCTTCGTAAAGCGTATCGTCTAAATCAAAGATTAAAAGCATTAATACACTGCGATTTTTTGAACAGATGTTGTATTATTATGAATAGATTTGACTAAATAAATTCCATTCAATTCAACTGGTAAATTAACTTGTTTTTCTTCAAAAGCATAGAGTTCAGTGTTCAAAATAAACTTTCCTGTAATATCTGTAATAAATAAATTTATCTTTTCGGGATATGGATTTTTTAAATAAAGACAATTATTATTTTCGGGATTTGTAAAAACAATATGCTGGCCAGAATTATTATTTTCATTAATCCCAGTAATAAAATGAAATCCTTTGTAATAATAAAGATTCGGAAGACCTCTTTTTGCTGAAGCATCGCTTGTTAAAGGTACAGCATTTCTAACATATGTTGCATAAGGAACGACCATGTCAGGATTTTCGATTTTTGAAAGGTAAGGCACATCTGTATTTGGATTATATTCACTAACATAAACATTACCGTCTGGTCCAACTTGAATAGCTGAAGGTTCACAGCCATCAGTTAAATGTGTTAATACTTGAACATTATTGAATGAATTAGATTGGGATAAATCAAATTGATAAATGTAATTGGTTGTTCCTAATGCTGATGATACAGTAGAAAGATAGAGTTTTGTTTGATTAGGAGAAAATTCAGCATGAGCACTTTGGTCAAATGTAACTGGAGCTTCAATGCAATTTGAAACTACTCCACTATAACGATTAAAATCACATAATTCTAGGGGCGCTCTCATTCTAACAACAGCTAATTTATTACCTTGCATATTTGCTTTCATGCCTCCAACCGCATTCATCCAACCATCATGCCAAGCATATGAAGGGTAAGCTCCACCAGAATGAACTATTCCTGAATGACTAATAACGGGTGTCGTATTTAAACCGGAGGCTGTTAAATGATACGCTAAATATGCATCAGTATTCCATTCG is part of the Bacteroidales bacterium genome and encodes:
- the pseI gene encoding pseudaminic acid synthase, which encodes MLNFPLSNVFIIAELSANHNHSLDVALQTIRAAAEAGADAIKLQTYTPDTITIDCDNEYFRLNHGTIWDGQTLYNLYKQAYTPWEWHEKLFAEAQNCGLLCFSTPFDFTAVDFLEQFNPPAYKIASFEISDTPLIEKAAKLGKPMIISTGLATEEDIRDAINACYRVNNHQIALLKCTSSYPAPIDKANLLTIPDMKQRFGCEVGLSDHTLGITSPVVSVALGARIIEKHFILDKSIGGPDAAFSLDKEEFALMVKHVREAEKALGQVSYELDAKAQASKELGRSLFVVKDIPQGQELTPENIRSIRPGYGISPKYYYEVLGKKAKRELKRGTPLKWEDID
- a CDS encoding HAD hydrolase-like protein codes for the protein MLLIFDLDDTLYEEITFVKSGFKAVAKYLAKKHNLETDELFNNCLKILNKEGRGQVFNILLKEYKLYSKKEVFNCIKTYRYHKPDIKLYDDALRFLKKNSKSNIYVVTDGNKVVQRNKVKALKLNKFIKKAYPTRQFGIKYEKPSPHVFLKIANLEKLCPSQIIYFGDNPYKDFCGIKPLGFKTIRVKRGQFSEIVLDKDYEAHLTFNNFDEINIDILNKLTNA
- a CDS encoding T9SS type A sorting domain-containing protein, with amino-acid sequence MKKKSLLTVLLGIIFSVSLFSQANNYNSNIWYFGKYAGITFNTGHPVAIYGGQTNTIEGVATICDLNGNLLFYTEGTTIWNRFHQVMPNGSGLLGHYSAAQSSIIVPDLNNNNKFYVFTVDAVENHLQNGLRYSVVDMTLDNGKGDVVSGQKNILLHAPVAEKVTAVLDGSENGYWILTHEWNTDAYLAYHLTASGLNTTPVISHSGIVHSGGAYPSYAWHDGWMNAVGGMKANMQGNKLAVVRMRAPLELCDFNRYSGVVSNCIEAPVTFDQSAHAEFSPNQTKLYLSTVSSALGTTNYIYQFDLSQSNSFNNVQVLTHLTDGCEPSAIQVGPDGNVYVSEYNPNTDVPYLSKIENPDMVVPYATYVRNAVPLTSDASAKRGLPNLYYYKGFHFITGINENNNSGQHIVFTNPENNNCLYLKNPYPEKINLFITDITGKFILNTELYAFEEKQVNLPVELNGIYLVKSIHNNTTSVQKIAVY